One window of the Diospyros lotus cultivar Yz01 chromosome 12, ASM1463336v1, whole genome shotgun sequence genome contains the following:
- the LOC127787238 gene encoding berberine bridge enzyme-like 6 — protein MLPLLISALLFSISSASATSHTSSHDFVQCLKNLGAAAQSPIPISESVFTIADNPAEFELVYLSYFRNGRFHKDSTQPLVIVVAMHESHVQQTVICAKKLGLHLRVRSGGHDDEGLSYIAHEPFVLLDMFKFQSVDLDINAGTGWVQSGASLGELYHNISQKSTAHAFPGGLCPSVCTGGHFLGGGFGVLMRKYGLSIDHIIDACIVDANGKILDRAAMGEDLFWAIRGGGTGFGVLLSWKIELVSVPSTVTFFRLEKTLAEGANDLVYKWQEIASELPDDIFLRLEMKFKSGEASPSPNDLIFQFIGLYLGQAATLQPLMEKQFPELGLRQKDCKEMTWAQSTLVIEPSANVHSLPDLLNRQEMNAPSFKVKSDFVKTPIPKSALDGIWIKMTELNRDLIWQWNPYGGRMSQISESATPFPHRTGYKYLMQYWYMVRLGDGKQEAMDKLKGFYNFMAPYVTSSPREGFVNYRDLDLGTNENSAGSEAFGASYFMGNFERLRQIKTKFDPDNFFRTEQSIPPLSAA, from the coding sequence ATGCTCCCTCTGTTGATCTCAGCTCTTCTCTTCTCGATCTCCTCTGCCTCTGCAACTTCACATACTTCCAGCCATGACTTCGTCCAATGCCTCAAGAATCTGGGGGCCGCTGCTCAGTCTCCGATCCCAATCTCCGAATCCGTTTTCACCATTGCCGATAACCCAGCCGAGTTCGAATTGGTTTACTTGAGCTACTTCAGGAATGGTAGATTCCACAAGGACTCAACCCAGCCGCTGGTCATTGTTGTCGCAATGCACGAATCGCATGTCCAGCAGACAGTGATCTGCGCCAAGAAATTGGGGCTTCATCTCAGAGTCCGCAGCGGCGGCCACGACGACGAAGGCCTTTCGTACATAGCGCACGAGCCGTTCGTGTTGCTCGACATGTTCAAATTTCAATCTGTGGATCTCGACATTAACGCCGGCACCGGTTGGGTCCAATCCGGAGCTTCTCTCGGCGAGCTTTACCATAACATTTCTCAGAAGAGCACTGCTCATGCCTTCCCCGGGGGCCTCTGCCCGTCGGTGTGCACCGGCGGCCACTTCCTCGGCGGCGGATTCGGTGTTTTGATGAGGAAATATGGCTTGTCGATAGATCACATTATTGACGCTTGCATTGTGGACGCCAATGGCAAAATCCTCGACAGAGCAGCCATGGGAGAGGACCTGTTCTGGGCTATCAGAGGCGGTGGCACCGGCTTCGGCGTCCTCTTGTCGTGGAAGATCGAGCTGGTGTCGGTTCCGTCAACCGTGACGTTCTTCCGGCTGGAGAAGACATTGGCGGAAGGGGCAAATGACCTAGTTTACAAATGGCAAGAAATCGCCAGCGAGCTGCCGGACGACATTTTCCTGAGACTCGAGATGAAATTCAAATCCGGCGAGGCTTCACCTTCGCCGAACGACCTAATCTTCCAATTCATCGGATTGTACCTAGGGCAAGCCGCGACACTTCAGCCACTGATGGAAAAGCAGTTCCCTGAGCTAGGGCTTCGACAAAAAGATTGCAAGGAAATGACCTGGGCGCAGAGCACGCTCGTCATCGAACCCTCAGCCAATGTACACTCCCTCCCCGACTTGCTCAACAGGCAAGAAATGAACGCGCCTTCCTTCAAGGTGAAATCGGATTTCGTCAAGACGCCGATCCCAAAGTCGGCGCTTGACGGAATCTGGATCAAGATGACCGAGCTAAACCGCGACCTGATATGGCAATGGAATCCGTACGGAGGAAGAATGAGCCAGATCTCCGAGTCAGCAACTCCTTTCCCTCACCGTACAGGATACAAATACCTGATGCAGTACTGGTACATGGTTCGCCTTGGAGATGGCAAACAAGAAGCCATGGACAAGTTGAAAGGATTTTACAACTTCATGGCGCCATACGTGACGAGCTCGCCGCGCGAAGGTTTTGTGAACTACAGAGATCTCGATCTCGGCACCAACGAGAACAGCGCGGGTTCGGAGGCCTTCGGCGCCAGTTATTTCATGGGGAACTTTGAGAGGCTGAGGCAGATCAAAACTAAGTTTGATCCTGATAATTTCTTCAGAACCGAGCAGAGTATTCCGCCACTTTCAGCAGCTTGA
- the LOC127787258 gene encoding probable methyltransferase PMT20, producing the protein MKQKDGKPFSQPDKSSRAVPMTIMFVVLCGFSFYLGGIFCSERSAYVTEVVTKAVESPKKTKVGSTHLEIKPVSFPECSVDYQDYTPCTDPKRWKKYSVHRLSFLERHCPPIFERKECLVPPPNGYKVPITWPKSRDECWYRNVPYDWINKQKSNQNWLRKEGEKFRFPGGGTMFPNGVSAYVDLMQELIPQMRDGTIRTAIDTGCGVASWGGDLLDRGILTVSLAPRDNHEAQVQFALERGIPAILGIISTQRLPFPSSSFDMAHCSRCLIPWTEFGGIYLLEINRILRPGGFWVLSGPPVNYENRWRGWNTTVEEQKSDYEKLQDLLTSMCFTLYKKKDDIAVWQKSKDNSCYTRLAVADAYPPKCDDGTEPDSAWYTPLRPCVVVPDPKHKKLALKSIPKWPERLHVAPERIGDIQGGGSGAFKHDDSKWKVRVKHYKKLLPAIGTDKIRNVMDMNTVYGGFAAAVINDPLWVMNVVSTYAANTLAVVYDRGLIGTYHDWCEAFSTYPRTYDLLHLDGLFTAESHRCEMKYVLLEMDRILRLNGYAVIRESSYFVDAVATMAKGMRWGCRKEDTEYGVEKEKILICQKKLRYSSKQSSS; encoded by the exons ATGAAGCAGAAAGATGGAAAACCATTTTCGCAACCCGACAAAAGTTCCAGGGCAGTCCCCATGACAATAATGTTTGTTGTATTATGTGGGTTTTCATTCTATCTGGGTGGCATCTTCTGTTCCGAGAGAAGCGCTTATGTTACAGAAGTAGTCACCAAAGCTGTTGAATCTCCAAAGAAAACCAAAGTCGGCTCTACCCATCTTGAAATCAAGCCTGTTTCCTTCCCTGAATGCAGTGTTGACTATCAAGACTACACTCCGTGCACAGATCCGAAG aGGTGGAAGAAGTACAGTGTCCACCGGCTTTCTTTCTTAGAGCGCCACTGTCCTCCGATTTTTGAGAGGAAAGAATGCCTGGTTCCTCCTCCGAATGGGTATAAGGTACCTATTACATGGCCCAAGAGCAGGGACGAGTGTTGGTACAG AAATGTGCCTTACGATTGGATCAACAAGCAGAAGTCAAATCAGAATTGGCTGAGAAAAGAGGGGGAAAAATTCCGCTTCCCTGGTGGGGGTACTATGTTCCCCAATGGTGTTAGTGCTTATGTTGATTTGATGCAAGAACTGATTCCACAAATGCGAGACGGGACCATTCGAACTGCCATTGATACCGGTTGTGGT GTTGCGAGCTGGGGAGGTGATTTACTGGATCGTGGAATTCTTACAGTTTCCCTGGCCCCGAGGGATAATCACGAGGCTCAAGTGCAATTCGCTCTGGAACGTGGCATTCCAGCGATTCTGGGCATCATTTCAACTCAGCGACTTCCTTTTCCCTCTAGCTCTTTTGACATGGCTCATTGCTCAAGATGTCTGATCCCATGGACAGAATTTG GTGGGATCTACCTTCTAGAAATAAACCGCATACTCCGTCCTGGAGGCTTCTGGGTTCTGTCTGGTCCACCCGTGAACTATGAGAATCGCTGGAGAGGCTGGAACACAACTGTGGAGGAGCAGAAATCGGATTATGAGAAGTTGCAGGATTTGCTAACATCAATGTGCTTTACTTTGTACAAGAAGAAGGATGACATTGCTGTGTGGCAGAAATCTAAAGACAATAGCTGCTATACCAGGCTTGCAGTTGCGGATGCCTACCCACCTAAGTGCGACGATGGCACTGAACCAGATTCTGCATGGTACACTCCACTCCGGCCTTGTGTTGTTGTTCCAGACCCGAAGCATAAGAAGCTGGCACTGAAATCCATCCCTAAGTGGCCAGAACGTTTGCATGTAGCACCTGAACGTATTGGTGATATTCAGGGCGGCGGTTCTGGTGCCTTCAAGCATGACGACAGTAAGTGGAAGGTAAGAGTGAAGCACTACAAGAAGTTGCTCCCTGCAATTGGTACCGACAAGATCAGAAATGTAATGGACATGAATACCGTTTATGGAGGTTTTGCTGCAGCTGTGATCAACGATCCCCTTTGGGTGATGAATGTGGTCTCCACCTATGCGGCCAACACGCTTGCTGTTGTCTATGACAGGGGCCTTATTGGAACCTACCATGACTG GTGTGAGGCTTTCTCTACATATCCCAGGACATATGATCTCCTTCACCTTGACGGGCTTTTTACTGCTGAAAGCCACAG ATGTGAAATGAAGTATGTACTCTTGGAGATGGACAGGATCCTGCGACTCAACGGGTACGCTGTAATCAGGGAGTCGAGCTATTTTGTGGACGCAGTTGCTACCATGGCCAAGGGGATGCGATGGGGATGCCGAAAGGAAGACACGGAATATGGGGTTGAGAAGGAGAAAATCTTGATCTGCCAGAAGAAACTTCGGTACTCCTCCAAGCAGAGTTCCAGTTAA